Part of the Tachypleus tridentatus isolate NWPU-2018 unplaced genomic scaffold, ASM421037v1 Hic_cluster_2, whole genome shotgun sequence genome is shown below.
aattatactGTTCTAGACGTTAAACTAAACAGTATTGAGTGTtggttcgtttttgaatttcgcgtaaagttactcgaagatccctaatttagcagtgtaagactaaagggaaggcagctagtcatcatcacccaccgccaactcttttaccaacaaatactgaccgttacattttaacgtccccacggctgaaagggcgagcatgtttggcgcgacggggatgcgaaaccgcgaccctcagattacaagtcgcacgccttaacacgcttgctgAGTGTTACTAGAGTTAATTCAAGGGAGTGACATTGGTTATAAACCTGTGGGGCGTGGAGATCATAATTATTGCTGTAGTCTTCAACAAAACAACTTGTCCCAACCGAAAGTTAGTCTGGGTTTTTCTACACAATATCTTTTATGATCACGTTAAACTTTAACTTCTCATACAGAAATGAAACGGCGGTGCGAAGCAGAAATCGTTGAGACAGTTTTAAATTTGACCTAATCTCGAAAAGGAAATCTTTACTGTGACGCCACCTTTCTCGAATGTCATGTTGACCTGAAATAGTTTTATCTTTGACCCAATTTCTGATAGAAAATCTTTATTGTGGAGCCACTTTCTCGAATGTAGTGTTGAcccgaaatattttatctttgacccAATCTCTAATAGGTAATCTGTATTACCGCACCACCTTTTTGGAATGTAGTGTTGACCTGAAACAGTTTGATCTTTGACCCAATTTGATAGAAAATCTTTTTTGTGGCGCCACTTTCTCGAATGTAATGTTGTCCACATTAACTCCCTCATAGAAATAAAGTACTCTGATTCTTATATTAGATTTCGCGATCATGCCAAATGGTCAAGATGAGGTTAGATTTTTGATAGAAATGTTTCTAAAGTtcgtcaaaaaaacaacaaacaaaccaaaaacgaaTTATAGAAATAGCCGACTTTTCCCAGTGTTGTCAAATAAACATACACCTAAATTTCTTTAagcttttgtaattaaacagaaGATAAACATCTTCTGTGAAATAAAATGCGCATGTCCGAGGTTGTGTCGTGCGTGTACAACCACTGTTATTGATATTGAAACTCTCTTCTGAGCTATCGTGGTTTCTCGGTAGACAATCAATTCACATTTTCGATCATTTTCTTCTTGACGAATAACTTTCTCCTGTACGTAACTAAACATCCTTTCTTGTCCTTTAGGAGCAAGAACTGTGAATAACGTCATCCGTGACCGAagcaattttcaatataatttcacattctaAATATTGCTCTTTTAAACAGTAGCGTGAGACGTGTGAAACACACATATTGCACATAAACCATTAAAGATATTTATCGGATTTCCGGTGTCAAAACGTACTCTACCGTcttgtataagaataaagaaaactgtgccaGTGTATGAGATTGGTGATTTAAGTTTTAtcgtataaataacacaaatgacatcagaacacaaagttttgatatacatgcaatttatttacaatattttaatgcaatataaatgtaaacaaaacacaccGTATCTAAAGAAGAATTCTCTTCCAACATTTGTCTTTACTTAAGTACATTTTTACTCTTATGTGGCTCGCTCGTTCTCTCTGGGCAGGACGTGATTTAGCACTTAGCGTGTTGGATTGTGGATTCGTGGTTCGCATCCCATTGCAGAAACAAATCGCGCAAACACTTTGTGGTTTTCAGTATACCGTAAGAGTGATGGTTAAATGATGTAATCATAATAGTCCAAGCGTTGGTAGTCAAgtgatttgattataatagtCTGAAAACAGATGGTcaaatgatgtaattataatagtcTAAGAGCTGGCGCCCTTgtgatttgattataatagtCTAAAAGCTGACGGTCAAgtgatgtaattataatagtccgagagttgacggtgggtgttattgagcagcttccttccctctagtgtatcagttGAAATCTAGGGGCGGTTGCTGTTACataaatattcgaaacaaataaactagtgtttatttactttaaaattttcattcaccCTAACgagtaattcaaattattattaaaggattatGACAAGTACATACTTAAACACAAATCTGTTAAAAACTGAAGTTGTATCCAATACATCTAGGTGAATATTCACTATTTTTCAATGATGCACACATTTATAACAGTAAGTACTAATTCATAAACTGAAGTTTTCATTAACTTTAAAGAATTTTCCTTTGagttaatcaaataactttagtgtactctttgttacaatcatttcaagaatttttttctgttgataatttgacagcacacttaaaaaaaacaactgacaaccAACGTATATTGacactgataaaaacaatatagatGACAAATTTTGAACTAAAGAAAGGAAGGTTAAGATAAATTTCCTCTGAACAAAATTTAGTTCAAgatctttattaaaaacatagcttcttTTTCACTAAATCtacttaacaatgatttaaaaagtgatgaccagtgtaaaaattaaaaactttaattcctgatttatcattattttaaaacactggaaCTTAATATTGTGGAGACACTAAAACAGTTCAAAGagtaaacattatcttaacaatggtgtttctgaaacaaactctgaacacaAGTTTGAGATTCATACACAAAGTTGATAACAATTTGGAACAGATTGTAGCATTTGTTGTTGATCTGTTAACACTGTTCAAGTCTTGTTCTTTAGAATTCTGATGGCACGTCACCTTGAACAAGGTGCAGGAGCAGGCATATTACTTCATTCTACAACTCTGGAATGGTCTTCCACTTCTATAGTATCATCTTCACAATGTTTGGTTCTACCTGTGTATTCAGAGATTCTCCtaagtcagaaaaaaaaaaaaaacgtgctcagtaataatagtagaaaactgaatatgaaattacatttaataaattgtgAAACAGACTTCAGGGAAAggaacaaaactatgtaacagcACCAATGTCattaaaagaacacactgtaaatataataatcaatttacattttctttagttttacttacACAGTATttcattaagtgtgtgtgtgtgtaacataagtgtttattttgatttcctGCAGTATTCTTGTTCTAAATTCAGATTGGCTCCCAAGACCTAAAAGGTTGCCGACACCTGTTCTAAAAGATACGTGAAAGATTTTAAGTACttataaacattcaacaaaaGAAAACGTCAATGTTATAATACAAGACAGTTTAAAACTGTTGTCACCAAGATGGTGTAAACATtaagtatataaacaaaaataaataatttgtttaagattTAACAAGGTTTGACCTTTGAGGTTGCAATATATCAAATGTTAAGTGAAAGAAgaaattttctaaataacataGACTTTTGCAAAGTTTAAAACGTACTTGTTCTTGTGGCACATATATGTATGGAAACTGTATTCCCTGTTGGACTTCATTGACCATAGATATTTGATTAGATGTTATTATCAACCTGTTCACTTACctcttaaacagaaaaaaaaactctgccttgttcaaatttttaaatattaccaatCTGTGAAATGATGTTCTAAAATCATGGTGTTTCCCTCCTTCCAAGATATTTTGCTCTTTTCAGTTCTTCTTCAATAATCACATCATTGACGATGTGATTTTCATGTCTAATCTGTAGTTTCACAGACTTTGGAATGTCTGGTATTAACCAACAAATTAGAGTTGTCATGATGAATACAAGAcactaaaaaaaggaaaaacacaaGTTTCACTGGAgcagttttttaaaacataatccttttacataacactgtttaaccaatacagattataaaactttatgaacaaTGATTAAATCATGAAGTCTTCTTAAATTACTAATGAGCATGTACAGTCATTCAGAACAGTATCAGTGctacataataagaaaaacattctacTGGATGAACAGAAGCCACAAAAAAATCTAACACTTATAGAATTGGGTAATAAAAAggatagtttattaacaaaaatgattaatcaatccattttgtgaaggataacttagtaaatgttactgaaacttttaaaaacattctaggaTTGTCCTggctgtattaaaatgtattacctTTTATACTCTATTTATGTTGcttcattaaaaacaactgaacatagttataatgtttatacattttcagtctcagtaaatgttaaaaagtttccaACTCCCttgaagttaatttaatacaGCAATTCTCAACTGGTTCTGTGGGTTTATGTACACCTAAACATATATTTAGCTtcctcaaaaaaatttaaattacaaataaaaggtgttttaataaaagctattcacactttgttttgaaaactttggtTAAATAAAGTCTCAGGTTAGTTCtacaattaacatttaaaaatattctatcttttGAAGAAAGAAGGTTGTATTTTATGTCCTTAAGTGAAAGCTActgttaattgatttattttagtataaactaaaaataaactgcaaatgtaattaagtttaatcaaaaataagatctataatttgaaaaattgtttccAACCACAAAAATAGAAACGAAAACCAAGCGAGCTGTAGCCAGCTGCCAATATAACGTCTTATATTCATATTTGTTGCTTGCTGTTGGGGGCTCTCTATAGTCTTGGTACCTGAaaccatgaaataaaatgaccttaAAATAGAAGCCagcattttaaacaacttattttatagtGGATGTTTtgcatttcataaaattttaactaTACCTTAAAATTGTTATCTGTACTCAgacaagttttttaaaataaagttaactttctAACTTAAACAGCTAAGTACATTTTGTGCTCTTATATGAACAGCAATATCCAAGTTTGTTAGCAATATcaaattgttagaaattaattctatagttttcttCCAAAAAAGTTCCTTTGAAATCCTATTGAGTGAGGAGATGTTGTTGGAATTTTGTGGCTCTGATGTCTGGGAAATATTAATAGATTTGTACCaacagaaaagaaataacatCATCGAAGGGTTTACTCTTCAAAttctattgtgttttatttaaacaatatttgtgtatcaaTCCTGAAATACAGTCATTGAGAGAGTCGATGTAGTTGATTCAAATTTTGCTGAAGATAAAATCAGTAAAGTTCTCTCTCTTGAAGATGTATAACTTTTTTACTGCACATAAAACAGAATCTAGAAACAATCCTTTCATCTTCCTCggagaaaaatgtattaaagttttgtacaaatgttacttctttcagaataaaaaataaaactgatggtgaatgttatgaaatctcttgtgattatttttaatgtttataaaggataataaaatttctgtttagtactatgaataattatgttacattaaaaatattgcatAATGCACTTGAATAGAATtgtaaaacaacttatttctaaCTAACCCACAATTaggattataaaaaaacaaaaaacaaattaattactacTTAAAGCAACACTTTTTGTCGAAACCCATCAGGCTAGCTTCGTGAAGTATTGGCTTTGACTGccgaaacaaaaaagaaacttgcCTGATTTATGGATAGAATACACtcttttattagttatataaatacaaccaattgTCCAACAGCAATATAAATGAGAATTACacaaatttcttgaaaaacagaAGATAATACAAGGATTTGTCATTTgggttgaaattttatattctgagTTGTTAGTATCTgctatatatatgtttctaattGGTTGAACAATCTTAAACCCTCACaagaggagagaaaaaaaaatatttgtaaatgaaaagtCAGAGCATCACCAGATTGTGTAGAgaagtatattcattttttaacttaagaattaaatcttatgtaatactaatatttaagttataaagtaTCTTGTTGTACcaagtttaataatatgtattattttaagtagtttaatCAACCCTTTATTGTCTCCACCCATATATCTACACATGCTAGATATCACCTACAGCATTATATATGCACATGCCAAACATCATTTCAATCCATATGTCTATGCATACGAGACATAACCTTCATCGAAATATCTACGCATACCAGATATCTTTTCCAATATGTCTGATCATGCTAGACATCATTTCCACCCATACATTTAACATGATAGACATCATCTGTACCCATCTATCTTTGATGCTAGGCATCATTTCCACCAACTTATACATGCCAAATGTACCATGTTGCATTCAACTGCCTTGAATCTGGTTCATTGTGGTAAAAATGTTGTTGCAATgatgaaaaatactttcatgGATGATAACTTTGAAACTAACTCAATAAAATGGTTGTACCTTGCACAATTTGATATCCCATGTCAATAGGGTTAAAGTTTGAATCTACGTAAAACGGTTGTAACTTGTTCACTTTGATGTCTCACGTCAGTAGGGTTAAAGAGACACCACACTGGTTCTTAATCACACATACATTGTTTTCTATGCTCtgttaatttgaaacaataaaacaaaattaacacttacttgcagtattccacacTGGTGTCAGGTTCAGAAAGAATATTCAAATCACCAGGAAAGTCACTGATGTTGAAATCtgacagagtaaagttcagaaatcCATTCAgtgacccatctggtgaaatgaaaactttataaaatgtctcCTCTATAAAACTTGATGTAAAGGCAATAATTAGTGCCtgaaaagtaagaatatagaattaacagttcagaaaataacacactttctttcaccttaaataatatactgtaatattatttagtttgattgtGTAAGAGCAAACATTATTAAGTTTCACACCATTAAGTATATTGGACAATGTAGAAGAAAATATTCACAAATGTAAACGTCATAGTACACAGTTAACTGGGTTTGACATTGtggattataataaaattcactgtgtTAAATGTCTATTGCATCACTAACCATGCTTGatagaacagaaaataatagcactttcatcttaaatttcttatgacattgttactttttatattaaatgaacatcaatttactatatagaattattatactatataattccaaaataaagtaaaacactgtACTTCAAGTGATCAGAAaggtaaaaaacaatttattgtttctattgacatcaatatgtaatacattataaactccTGTCTCTTcataatagtaacaattaagtttttatatcacATCAAAATTGTGATAGATCAACACCATGACAATTCTTCAATGCACAAAATTTCgtctttaattaataacaaccaATGGTCAGTAGGTGTAAACTTGTAAACTGACTCACAAAAAGAAATCacatcaatgtattttataaacccaCTAAAGGTGCTTTAGAAAATCACTGCAGAAAGAACACAAGTACACAGAAATTCTAAAAGAGATCATATTAAGTTACAGTTTTGGAACTGACctatacttataacattaattacattaatttaataatcacCTTAAACATCAAacgtttctcaaaataatttcataatttagataaaatttgaaaggaaatgcaaagaatttatttcacttataatgatTCTTAAGGTGTCTCACTCTAATATCATACATGCGAATGAAGTATTCCTTTATCACTGTAATCAATGTATGtgatattactaacagttagtaTTAAGTACAAGTACAAACATTGCTCATAATTCTCTGTACTTACATTTGTGATGACAGAAATCTTTCCAACAGAATTAAGAATTCTGTACCATATTCCTATCAAAATAGAATCAACCTATTAGGATAActggaatatatttcaataactttactgtctaatctttttattatttttttgcttacaAAACAATTCTCTTTCATTAACATTACATTCATGTATAGAATGGATTATATATATCTCAGCTAAGTTATGAATTAATACTTATCACTAAAGACTAATCAGGAGTTATTAATTAACTCTAATAATTCTTCTctgtatatttagtgtaaaaaaaaatcgaggtttcaaataaaacaaacttcaaagtaTGAATATTAGATTACTTCACTATCTGGGTAACTAGAAATGTCATAACGAAAATACCTGAAAGGCtaaaatccaaatatttcttacaactgaTTGGTTCACACATGACTGTcaaatgattgttattatttactaatgaCAGTCCTCACTCAGTTAATGGAAGAGTGTTTGTATGTCACAAAGAAGTTGGGTATCACAACATTATTGTCTACATTTTAAGAGCTTCAGACTGTGATTTCTAACAGATTTACCatgatacatttgttttagtacctacatttatttcaatatagttttcctttttgcatgtgatgtatattgttggctgtgtattgcacaagtcccatcTGTTCTTGAAATTTGCAGAAGAATCTCAAGagtaagatttaatatttatttattttatgaaaacactagCATCTTCCAACTTTGGTGAATATTCTAGAAACTCACAATATACTATATAAACCAACATCCCAAGAGCAGGAAtaatattattagtcagttaaAGTCAGTGTGATATAGGCCTCAGAAGCTATTATTGTGATTAACAccaattaatcataaaactacaaaattgggAACCAGGTATGcagtagattttgaacattacaaaccattcaatttcaacacattaatttgggatattattttttctacaaggacattaaatagcATCCCTGGAAAAAGTCAGTTTGTAATCAGTGCAAAGCCATACAAGATAgccagcttaagtgatgtgtgaCAGTCTCAACTCGGATTGAATTTGCTTGTTATGGGcctgaactgtcgataaaatatcgggttttagattatatataaaactcagtattgtttctaaAACTCTTGTACCTAAAccctaatttgtaataactataattataatttgtgacgtttttctttttgcatattttaatatatttgagtcATAATAGAGAACAGTACATGCCAATCTTTtgagaaatatcatattttaatacatactaacatttaaataacaactaAATTCAAAGTAGTGATTATTTAGagcaataatacataatgtatgtaacataataaatcagagacttgtctgaaataaaaatatgtaacattgtcAATTTACTTTCTTCTTAACAGACTAAAACTAAACAGCTTGCTGTATTCACCACACTGTGCACTCACCAATGTTCTTAACTCTTTCTGCAACAGGTCGTCGTAAGAAAGTGATAAACTTCCTAGCATCGAGCCTGATTTCTGTGATGTTGTTTAGTAAAGCAAATAATGGTGCCAGAGGAAATGCAACCACAAAAATTGTGACAAATCCAAACTGCAACACTGGAAAAGGGAACAAATTacagaaacgtttattaattgaaCTGTACATTTAATGTTTGAGGAAGTTTTTATGATTTAGACAGTTAAATGTATTAATGTAATTCGTGgactacaataacaataatacatgtggtGACTCCTTGGAAGTATCACACTTTATTACACAGAAATTCTAACCTTATGGTGTTGATTCAGGTCTAAAGGTGGTTGAATACGagatttaatttctagtttaacATGAAAGTCAAGACAGAAACATTAACATCAAAATCAAGtagcatattaataatatttcatttaaaaaacaaacaaactaaaacacagacaAGGACCTTTAAAATGGCTGTTCCAAAAAATACTAATCATTGAGGTGGTGTAGCTGTTTTACAGGTATTCAATAAATGTTTCCTCTATACATTAAACTGTTctgaaaaacaagctgaaacccataacattaaaaaaaaatttctttgtttctt
Proteins encoded:
- the LOC143242945 gene encoding anoctamin-1-like, which codes for MVLQFGFVTIFVVAFPLAPLFALLNNITEIRLDARKFITFLRRPVAERVKNIGIWYRILNSVGKISVITNALIIAFTSSFIEETFYKVFISPDGSLNGFLNFTLSDFNISDFPGDLNILSEPDTSVEYCKYQDYREPPTASNKYEYKTLYWQLATARLVFVSIFVCLVFIMTTLICWLIPDIPKSVKLQIRHENHIVNDVIIEEELKRAKYLGRRETP